Proteins encoded within one genomic window of Dyadobacter chenhuakuii:
- the lysS gene encoding lysine--tRNA ligase produces MLLSEQEILRRQKREELMRMGIEPYPAEEFVVNTYAADIAKNYENNKIDYKHVTMAGRLMGFRIMGSAAFAEFQDSTGRVQLYFRRDDLCPGEDKTLYNTVFKKLLDIGDIIGIQGFVFTTQTGEISVHVQEFKLLNKSLRPLPVVKRDEEGNIYDGFTDPELRYRQRYVDLIVNPEVRDIFIKRARIITTMRSFFDSKSWLEVETPVLQSIHGGAAARPFETHHNSLDMDLFLRIATELHLKRLIVGGFEGVYEFGKLFRNEGMDRTHNPEFTTVELYVAYKDYLWMMQMTEQLLEQVALAVNGKTTVIFGETELDFAGPYPRLSITDAIKQYTGLDVEALDEDSIRQQCRAWGMEVTESMGKGKLIDEIFGEKVEANIIQPTFITDHPVEMSPLTKKHRTKPGMVERFELFVNGREIANAYSELNDPLEQRERFEDQLKLKERGDDEAMEMDDDFLRALEYGMPPSSGIGIGIDRLTMLLTNNSSIQEVIFFPQMRPERRVEMAKELDYINAGVPAAWVPALQKMNILTIEQLKAANPNKIFNDLGGMRKKLKIEEKMPLLDDVKAWIA; encoded by the coding sequence ATGCTATTAAGCGAACAGGAAATATTGCGCAGACAAAAGCGCGAAGAATTAATGCGGATGGGCATAGAACCATATCCTGCCGAAGAATTTGTGGTGAATACATATGCCGCAGACATTGCCAAGAATTACGAAAACAATAAGATAGATTATAAGCACGTCACAATGGCAGGCAGGCTCATGGGTTTCCGGATTATGGGAAGCGCTGCATTTGCCGAGTTTCAGGACAGCACCGGACGTGTACAATTATATTTCCGCCGGGACGATCTTTGCCCGGGAGAAGACAAAACACTTTACAACACCGTATTCAAAAAACTGCTGGACATCGGGGATATCATTGGTATTCAAGGGTTTGTATTTACTACGCAAACCGGAGAGATATCAGTCCATGTACAGGAATTTAAGCTGTTAAATAAATCATTGCGCCCGCTTCCCGTGGTAAAACGCGATGAAGAAGGCAACATTTACGACGGTTTTACCGATCCGGAATTGCGTTACCGCCAGCGTTACGTGGATTTGATCGTGAATCCGGAAGTACGTGATATTTTTATCAAAAGGGCCCGGATCATTACAACGATGCGATCGTTTTTTGATTCAAAAAGCTGGCTTGAAGTGGAAACGCCTGTTTTGCAAAGCATTCATGGAGGCGCTGCGGCGAGGCCGTTTGAAACGCATCACAATTCGCTGGATATGGATCTATTCCTTCGTATTGCGACGGAATTGCATTTAAAACGGCTTATAGTAGGCGGGTTTGAAGGTGTTTATGAATTTGGGAAACTGTTCCGGAACGAAGGAATGGACCGGACGCACAATCCTGAGTTTACGACGGTTGAACTATACGTTGCCTACAAGGACTACCTGTGGATGATGCAGATGACCGAGCAACTGCTCGAACAAGTTGCACTGGCAGTGAATGGGAAAACGACCGTTATATTCGGAGAAACAGAGCTGGATTTTGCCGGACCTTACCCAAGATTGAGCATTACAGACGCTATCAAGCAATACACAGGCCTGGATGTTGAAGCGCTCGACGAGGATAGCATCCGCCAGCAATGCCGCGCGTGGGGAATGGAAGTGACCGAAAGCATGGGTAAAGGAAAGCTGATTGACGAGATCTTCGGCGAAAAAGTAGAAGCGAACATTATCCAGCCTACATTCATTACGGACCATCCCGTTGAAATGTCCCCGCTGACTAAAAAGCACCGCACAAAACCAGGCATGGTGGAGCGTTTCGAGCTTTTTGTCAATGGCAGGGAAATCGCCAATGCATATTCCGAGCTGAATGATCCTTTGGAACAGCGCGAGCGCTTTGAAGACCAGCTGAAACTGAAAGAACGTGGCGACGACGAGGCGATGGAAATGGATGATGATTTCCTAAGAGCCCTTGAATATGGGATGCCGCCAAGTTCAGGCATAGGCATCGGGATTGACAGGCTTACTATGCTGCTTACCAATAATTCCAGCATTCAGGAAGTGATTTTCTTCCCGCAAATGCGTCCGGAACGCAGGGTTGAGATGGCTAAGGAGCTGGATTATATCAATGCCGGAGTGCCTGCAGCATGGGTCCCTGCATTACAGAAAATGAACATTCTTACCATCGAACAGCTGAAAGCAGCTAACCCCAACAAGATTTTCAATGATCTGGGCGGTATGCGGAAAAAGCTTAAAATAGAGGAAAAAATGCCTTTACTGGATGATGTAAAGGCTTGGATAGCTTAA
- a CDS encoding cold-shock protein, translating to MPTGTVKFFNEAKGYGFIVEDDTNRDIFVHVTGLGGLTIRENDQVEYEVVEGKKGLNAVQVKKI from the coding sequence ATGCCAACAGGTACTGTAAAATTTTTCAATGAAGCTAAGGGATACGGCTTCATCGTTGAAGACGACACAAACAGAGACATCTTTGTCCATGTGACAGGATTGGGAGGACTTACTATCCGTGAAAATGACCAAGTGGAATACGAAGTCGTTGAAGGGAAAAAAGGACTAAACGCTGTCCAGGTAAAAAAGATATAA
- a CDS encoding PspC domain-containing protein: MSRLRYYVEDQIFGVCAKLGEKLNFPASSVRLYFIYATFMTFGSPIILYLVLAFWMELQKHWRRHNSPTIWEL; encoded by the coding sequence ATGAGCAGACTTCGGTATTACGTTGAGGATCAAATATTTGGTGTATGCGCAAAGTTGGGCGAAAAGCTCAATTTCCCGGCTAGCAGCGTCCGGTTATACTTTATTTATGCCACCTTCATGACCTTCGGTTCGCCGATTATCCTTTATCTGGTGCTTGCTTTCTGGATGGAGCTGCAAAAACACTGGCGCCGTCACAACAGTCCTACGATCTGGGAACTGTAA
- a CDS encoding glycosyltransferase family 2 protein has protein sequence MAPTVAIVILNYNGRHHLEQFLPNILKYSAGYSVWIADNASTDHSLDWLNASYPTLNTLTISENKGYAGGYNDALGRIEADYYILLNSDIEVTENWIQPVISFMDSDERIAACQPKIRAYDLPTHFEYAGAAGGYMDYLGYPFCRGRIFDTREEDLGQFDDEQDVFWATGACLFVRASAFHRAGGFDESFFAHMEEIDLCWRLLNMQYRITYCGKSVVYHVGGGTLHKSNPRKTFLNYRNNLIMLFKNLPKGRRWKTVFIRLILDGISSVRFMATGAWPDVVAILRAHIAFYMMIPALIKTTKRTSYRAPLYYRSIVWEYFVLGKHRFSQLTGITINKITVPRS, from the coding sequence ATGGCTCCCACTGTTGCGATTGTCATCCTGAATTATAACGGCAGACACCATCTCGAACAATTCCTTCCCAACATTTTAAAATATTCGGCAGGCTATTCAGTCTGGATAGCTGATAATGCATCTACGGACCATTCGCTCGACTGGTTAAATGCTTCATATCCAACATTAAATACGCTCACCATTTCCGAGAACAAAGGTTATGCGGGCGGATATAATGATGCTTTAGGACGCATTGAAGCTGACTATTACATCCTGCTGAACTCCGACATTGAGGTTACCGAAAACTGGATACAACCGGTGATCTCCTTCATGGATTCGGACGAAAGGATTGCTGCCTGCCAACCGAAAATACGCGCCTACGATCTTCCAACGCACTTCGAATACGCAGGTGCGGCCGGCGGATATATGGATTACCTGGGTTACCCCTTTTGCAGAGGGCGCATTTTTGACACCCGGGAAGAAGATCTGGGTCAGTTCGACGACGAGCAGGATGTGTTCTGGGCAACGGGTGCTTGTCTTTTTGTGCGTGCCTCAGCTTTCCATCGAGCAGGTGGTTTTGACGAGTCGTTTTTCGCGCATATGGAGGAAATTGACCTTTGCTGGCGGTTGCTGAACATGCAATATCGCATTACCTATTGCGGTAAATCAGTGGTTTACCATGTGGGAGGCGGCACTTTGCACAAATCCAACCCGCGCAAAACCTTCCTTAATTACCGGAACAACCTGATCATGCTTTTTAAGAACTTGCCAAAAGGCAGGAGATGGAAAACCGTTTTTATCCGGTTGATACTCGACGGGATTTCAAGCGTGCGGTTTATGGCTACCGGTGCCTGGCCCGACGTTGTTGCGATTCTGAGGGCGCACATTGCATTTTATATGATGATTCCTGCGCTTATCAAAACGACGAAAAGAACGTCATATCGCGCACCACTTTATTACAGAAGCATTGTTTGGGAGTATTTTGTGCTGGGAAAGCACCGTTTCAGTCAGTTGACGGGGATTACTATCAATAAAATTACAGTTCCCAGATCGTAG
- a CDS encoding YbaB/EbfC family nucleoid-associated protein yields the protein MFGNMADMMGLMGKMKDLQSRMKDAQDSLVTLTQVAESGGGMVKATVNGQKALIGLDIDKDLVNPDDKEMLQDLIVAAVNKALDNIEPKIKEHLQKATDGVLPNIPGLDLGGFMK from the coding sequence ATGTTTGGTAATATGGCGGATATGATGGGGCTCATGGGCAAAATGAAAGACCTTCAGTCTCGCATGAAAGACGCGCAGGATTCATTGGTAACGCTGACCCAGGTTGCTGAGTCAGGCGGCGGAATGGTGAAAGCGACTGTAAACGGACAAAAAGCATTAATAGGACTGGATATTGATAAAGACCTTGTCAATCCGGACGATAAGGAAATGTTGCAGGATCTGATTGTTGCCGCAGTCAATAAAGCATTGGATAACATTGAACCAAAAATAAAGGAGCATTTGCAAAAAGCTACGGATGGTGTACTTCCCAACATTCCCGGGCTTGATTTAGGAGGGTTTATGAAATAA
- a CDS encoding T9SS type B sorting domain-containing protein — protein MRLILLSLFFLFILVGNTLQAQGLCDRGGGGFTMDKSEGCAPLVVRVTNTVPNPILVGYDASYDGKSPKIQNGPSFTYSLPGTYTMLQQGAVSSGQFYACQSVKVFETRVVTPQYSSCGGGKIFLSLTDDVILSAYDEVKIEWGDGKTDIWKKGSPLVIEHSYADVSSNPTALITGLYVGKGCAAGRATSLPITFQQAQLNDIAIKSVEMRGDGTLRIVYQGLSGVYTDINYSTNNSTYTSAGRRSSGGVQPFDVKNMVTTQAYQVKLSSEDLCSGKNDSRVYSSMTLSGKSEDGKNILTWSKYPDATDFTSYDLLRDGTIVKTFTSINDITYMDEDVECGSYSEYQVVAKINDVTSTSAPVGVKAEIASPKPIKDAAVTVDGDHLVTIKASVPGAGPNSTYDLTIEKAEAGATLFKKIITLFNQSEYSDPEVKTDELSYCYRISYTNSCGQKVPASQPICTILLKKNLTTLNWSTESPILAGVSGYDVIRVGSSAPEEAIPVQMNSSYTVKVNAQSDLEYNFKVRANSTQGGFESLSNVVNYKRSAGVFVPQAFSPNGDGYNDVLEAKSNQLQSFNFSVMNRWGQVVFHSNDIASGWDGTINGANAPEGSYVYKMTFVDDINQTVEKSGTFMLLR, from the coding sequence ATGAGATTAATACTACTATCACTTTTCTTCCTCTTCATTTTAGTTGGTAACACACTGCAGGCCCAGGGACTTTGCGACCGCGGAGGGGGCGGTTTCACAATGGACAAGTCGGAAGGCTGTGCGCCGCTCGTAGTTAGGGTGACAAATACTGTCCCGAACCCAATTTTGGTTGGTTATGATGCTTCTTATGACGGAAAATCTCCAAAAATACAGAATGGCCCCAGTTTTACATATTCTCTTCCAGGCACTTACACTATGTTGCAGCAGGGGGCCGTATCCTCCGGACAGTTCTACGCTTGTCAAAGTGTTAAAGTCTTCGAGACCCGCGTTGTCACACCGCAATATTCCTCGTGCGGTGGTGGAAAGATATTTCTAAGCCTCACCGACGATGTCATCCTGAGCGCCTATGACGAGGTGAAAATAGAATGGGGAGATGGAAAGACGGACATCTGGAAAAAAGGAAGCCCACTCGTGATAGAACACAGTTATGCCGATGTAAGCAGTAATCCGACAGCATTGATTACAGGACTATATGTCGGGAAAGGATGCGCTGCCGGCCGTGCGACGTCACTTCCTATCACTTTTCAGCAGGCGCAGCTTAATGATATCGCCATCAAATCGGTTGAAATGCGGGGGGACGGCACGCTACGGATCGTATATCAGGGTTTGAGCGGTGTTTATACAGATATCAATTATAGTACAAATAATTCAACCTATACATCAGCAGGAAGACGGTCATCCGGCGGCGTACAGCCTTTTGATGTGAAAAATATGGTTACGACACAGGCCTATCAGGTGAAGCTCTCTTCTGAGGACCTTTGTTCGGGTAAAAATGACAGCCGTGTTTACAGCAGCATGACGCTTTCAGGAAAGTCGGAGGACGGGAAAAACATTCTGACATGGAGCAAATATCCGGATGCGACTGATTTTACATCGTATGATCTTTTACGCGACGGGACCATTGTGAAAACTTTCACTTCCATTAATGACATTACCTATATGGATGAAGACGTGGAATGCGGCAGTTATTCTGAATATCAGGTTGTTGCCAAGATCAATGATGTAACTTCCACATCGGCGCCGGTTGGTGTGAAAGCGGAAATTGCTTCTCCCAAACCGATCAAGGACGCAGCCGTAACTGTTGACGGTGATCATCTTGTAACGATTAAAGCAAGTGTTCCGGGAGCCGGTCCCAACAGCACTTACGACCTGACCATCGAGAAAGCGGAGGCTGGCGCAACATTGTTCAAGAAAATCATTACGCTTTTTAATCAAAGTGAATATTCCGATCCGGAAGTTAAGACTGACGAGCTTTCTTATTGCTACCGCATCAGTTATACCAATTCCTGCGGTCAGAAAGTCCCCGCTTCGCAGCCCATTTGCACGATTTTGCTCAAAAAGAACTTAACCACGCTCAACTGGAGTACTGAGTCGCCAATTCTTGCAGGCGTTTCCGGTTATGATGTGATCCGTGTCGGTTCGAGCGCGCCGGAAGAGGCGATTCCGGTTCAGATGAATTCAAGCTACACGGTAAAGGTGAATGCCCAAAGCGATCTTGAATACAATTTCAAAGTCCGGGCGAATTCCACGCAGGGCGGTTTTGAGAGCTTGTCCAATGTAGTCAATTACAAAAGAAGTGCAGGCGTTTTTGTGCCGCAGGCTTTCAGCCCAAATGGTGATGGCTACAATGACGTTCTGGAAGCTAAATCCAATCAGCTTCAATCGTTTAACTTCTCGGTGATGAACCGCTGGGGGCAGGTTGTTTTCCATTCCAACGACATTGCAAGCGGCTGGGACGGCACTATAAACGGGGCAAATGCGCCGGAAGGATCGTATGTTTACAAAATGACTTTCGTGGATGATATCAATCAAACTGTTGAAAAAAGTGGTACATTTATGCTTTTACGATAG
- a CDS encoding T9SS type B sorting domain-containing protein: protein MKINLLILFLLSACLFINKNVSGQSFCGSSGKFLVTPTEGCAPLTVNITNQMVNAENVTYAYNFDKNSTSPPEEKDRSFELSHVYDLPGTYTILQYGSIKDVAGFSLCKEVIVKENRAPKADLMTCNSGRVRLTLVDDAIAQAYDAIEINWGDGKSQSVNIKNGGRLFYDHQYASAGNIPAITVQGKHTSGNCSQTLKTTLTKETAPQTLAKIRIRSVEMLASGEAKILYDGMEGLATEIWIDKGDGQFVSTGKGGQSDGAQSATISGLNARQIYRFKLSSKNFCDNLIDSPIVSSMVVKEGLVSLDEIISVAWEHYPNTDNLIQYQLKRDGSVIFSSAEQLSYLDTDVKCGTNYQYEIVAIIENDVRSYSTPFSIAPKSALPETITTGSVTVKDEKTISTQVALVGEGLTSSYNLIIERATLGSQDFQQVSQPGNQSLLFDDIDVNPNENSYCYRFTYENACNLKSPAPSVPICSILLQNRISDVYWNADAPFTASIGSYDLIQTDNAGVVKDEIPKQLETSHMLDIGSQSAFSFQVKARSADGNMESYSNVLSLRRDPIVLIPDAFTPNGDAHNERFEVKAYFVSKFSMSVFSRWGEVVFQTDDIADGWDGNIKTGKAPGGYYLYKIEMTDALGNQISRNGSFLLIR from the coding sequence ATGAAGATTAATCTACTGATATTGTTCCTGTTAAGCGCATGTTTGTTTATTAATAAAAACGTATCCGGACAAAGCTTCTGTGGTTCAAGCGGTAAATTTCTCGTCACGCCTACCGAAGGCTGCGCGCCACTGACAGTGAATATTACCAATCAGATGGTTAATGCAGAAAACGTAACCTACGCCTATAACTTCGACAAAAACAGCACTTCACCGCCAGAGGAAAAGGACCGGTCCTTCGAGCTTTCGCATGTTTATGATCTGCCCGGGACTTACACCATTCTGCAATACGGCAGTATAAAAGATGTTGCGGGATTCAGTCTTTGCAAAGAAGTTATCGTAAAAGAAAATCGCGCTCCCAAGGCCGATCTGATGACTTGTAACAGCGGACGGGTGCGGCTTACGCTGGTTGATGATGCAATTGCACAGGCTTATGACGCCATCGAGATCAATTGGGGCGATGGTAAAAGTCAGTCCGTAAATATCAAGAATGGCGGGAGGCTTTTTTATGATCATCAATATGCATCTGCCGGGAACATTCCTGCTATCACTGTGCAAGGGAAACATACTTCGGGGAATTGCAGCCAGACATTAAAAACCACATTAACCAAAGAAACCGCGCCGCAGACGCTTGCTAAAATCAGGATCAGAAGCGTGGAAATGCTTGCTTCCGGCGAGGCAAAGATTCTTTATGATGGCATGGAAGGCTTAGCGACAGAGATCTGGATTGATAAGGGCGACGGGCAATTCGTATCAACGGGCAAAGGCGGTCAGTCGGACGGCGCGCAATCGGCAACCATTTCAGGTTTGAACGCCAGGCAGATTTACCGTTTTAAATTGTCGTCCAAGAATTTTTGTGATAACCTGATAGACAGCCCGATTGTCAGCAGCATGGTGGTTAAGGAAGGTTTGGTGTCATTGGATGAGATCATTTCTGTGGCGTGGGAGCATTATCCCAACACGGATAATTTAATCCAATATCAATTAAAACGCGACGGTTCTGTGATTTTTTCATCAGCAGAACAGCTTTCTTATCTCGATACGGATGTAAAATGCGGGACTAATTATCAGTATGAGATTGTTGCCATCATTGAAAATGACGTCCGTTCATACTCCACACCTTTCAGCATTGCCCCTAAAAGTGCATTGCCTGAGACGATAACAACCGGCAGTGTAACAGTCAAAGACGAAAAGACGATTTCCACCCAGGTCGCACTGGTCGGTGAAGGCCTCACCAGCAGCTACAACCTGATTATCGAACGTGCTACATTAGGAAGCCAGGATTTTCAGCAAGTGTCCCAACCGGGCAATCAAAGTCTGTTGTTTGACGACATCGACGTCAATCCAAATGAGAATTCATATTGTTATCGGTTTACTTACGAAAATGCCTGCAACCTGAAATCGCCTGCACCCAGCGTGCCGATCTGCTCAATTTTACTTCAAAACCGCATTTCTGATGTGTATTGGAATGCTGACGCTCCGTTTACTGCCAGCATAGGATCTTATGATTTGATTCAAACCGACAATGCAGGGGTTGTTAAGGATGAGATTCCGAAGCAATTGGAAACCAGTCATATGCTTGATATCGGATCTCAGTCTGCATTTTCGTTTCAGGTAAAGGCTCGTTCGGCAGACGGAAATATGGAAAGTTACTCCAACGTCCTCTCGCTGCGGAGAGACCCTATTGTGCTTATCCCGGACGCATTCACACCGAATGGTGACGCCCACAACGAACGGTTTGAAGTGAAGGCTTATTTTGTATCCAAATTCAGTATGTCTGTTTTTTCGCGTTGGGGTGAGGTTGTGTTTCAAACAGATGACATTGCAGACGGTTGGGATGGGAACATTAAAACCGGGAAAGCGCCGGGAGGTTATTATTTGTACAAAATCGAGATGACCGATGCATTAGGGAATCAAATTTCCAGAAATGGGAGCTTTTTATTGATCCGATAG
- a CDS encoding bifunctional 3,4-dihydroxy-2-butanone-4-phosphate synthase/GTP cyclohydrolase II: MNNNSIPIVLDSIDEAIEAIRRGEMIIVVDDEDRENEGDFICAAELITPEIVNFMAREGRGLICVPITEERCAELNLEMMVGTNTALHETAFTVSVDLLGHGCTTGISASDRSKTIKALVDADTLPEDLGRPGHIFPLKAKQGGVLRRTGHTEAAIDFPRLAGLAPAGVLVEILNEDGSMARLPQLREIANRFNLKLVSIKDLIEYRLQKESLIKREIGVDMPTKWGHFDLIAYRQINTGDLHLALVKGTWEKDEPVLVRVHSSCVTGDIFGSCRCDCGPQLHAAMEMVDREGKGVIVYMNQEGRGIGLLNKLRAYKLQEMGRDTVEANLELGFPMDDRDYGVGAQILRDLEVTKLKLITNNPKKRAGLIGYGLEIVDSVTVEIPSNPHNEKYLLTKRDKMGHNLSNLTIPVNKG; this comes from the coding sequence ATGAATAATAATAGCATTCCAATAGTTCTGGATTCCATAGATGAGGCCATAGAGGCTATAAGAAGAGGAGAAATGATCATTGTCGTTGATGATGAAGATCGTGAAAATGAAGGCGATTTTATCTGTGCCGCCGAACTCATAACCCCCGAAATTGTCAATTTTATGGCCCGTGAAGGCCGTGGATTGATCTGCGTTCCTATCACCGAAGAGCGCTGCGCCGAGCTGAACCTCGAAATGATGGTCGGCACGAACACGGCATTGCACGAAACAGCATTTACTGTGTCAGTGGATTTGCTTGGGCATGGATGCACCACAGGAATTTCGGCCAGCGACCGTTCCAAAACGATCAAAGCATTGGTTGATGCGGATACATTGCCCGAAGATCTGGGTCGTCCGGGACATATTTTTCCATTAAAGGCCAAACAAGGCGGTGTTTTAAGAAGAACAGGCCACACCGAAGCTGCGATTGACTTTCCAAGGCTTGCGGGTTTGGCACCAGCCGGGGTTTTGGTGGAGATATTGAATGAGGACGGATCCATGGCCCGTTTGCCTCAGCTCAGGGAAATTGCCAACCGTTTTAACCTTAAACTGGTTAGTATCAAGGACCTTATTGAATACAGACTTCAAAAAGAGTCTTTAATAAAAAGAGAAATCGGCGTGGATATGCCTACCAAATGGGGCCATTTCGATCTGATCGCTTACCGCCAGATCAACACCGGCGATTTGCATCTGGCATTGGTAAAAGGAACCTGGGAAAAAGATGAGCCTGTGCTTGTCCGCGTACATTCATCCTGCGTTACCGGCGATATTTTTGGCTCGTGCCGCTGCGACTGCGGTCCCCAGCTGCATGCTGCTATGGAAATGGTGGACCGAGAAGGCAAGGGCGTGATCGTATACATGAACCAGGAAGGACGCGGGATCGGGCTTTTGAATAAATTGAGGGCATATAAACTGCAAGAAATGGGCAGAGATACGGTTGAGGCCAATCTGGAACTCGGTTTTCCTATGGACGACCGCGATTACGGCGTTGGAGCGCAAATCCTCCGCGACTTGGAAGTGACAAAATTGAAACTGATTACCAACAATCCTAAAAAACGCGCCGGCCTGATCGGTTACGGGCTTGAAATTGTGGATTCGGTGACCGTTGAAATTCCTTCTAACCCGCACAATGAAAAATATCTTTTGACAAAAAGAGATAAAATGGGTCACAATTTGAGCAACCTTACCATTCCGGTTAATAAGGGGTAA
- a CDS encoding bifunctional heptose 7-phosphate kinase/heptose 1-phosphate adenyltransferase, whose protein sequence is MDINQVFEAFNTLRVLVIGDVMLDSYVWGKVERISPEAPVPVVNVQKREYRLGGAGNVLLNVQSLGAEAIICTVIGTDSSGDLLKNSLKEKGLNCEGLIRSESRITTIKERIIAGSQQVVRIDTETDRPISAIETEKLIAKAKELIPSSNVIIFEDYDKGVLTPESISEITAFANEHNVPTVVDPKKRNFLAYNNTTMFKPNLKELREGLKIEFDVDNPEELRDAVRHLKEALHVKGALITLSERGVIIDYQDEVHKLPAHIRQIADVSGAGDTVISIAACCVALGLPSKTIAAISNLGGGLVCELVGVVPIDKELLKTEAINLIIPPAFA, encoded by the coding sequence ATGGATATCAATCAGGTTTTTGAAGCATTTAACACCTTGCGTGTACTGGTTATCGGAGATGTAATGCTGGACTCTTATGTCTGGGGAAAAGTAGAAAGGATTTCCCCAGAAGCCCCGGTTCCGGTTGTTAATGTTCAGAAGCGCGAGTATCGCCTCGGCGGTGCCGGCAATGTCCTTTTAAATGTACAATCGCTTGGTGCGGAAGCTATTATATGCACGGTAATCGGCACGGACAGCTCAGGCGATCTGCTAAAAAACAGTTTGAAGGAAAAAGGCCTGAATTGTGAAGGCTTAATTCGCAGCGAAAGCCGGATCACGACCATTAAGGAACGCATTATTGCAGGTTCTCAACAGGTTGTCCGCATTGATACGGAAACCGACAGACCCATTTCCGCCATTGAAACCGAAAAACTTATTGCCAAAGCCAAAGAGCTGATTCCGAGCAGCAATGTGATTATTTTTGAAGATTATGACAAAGGCGTGCTAACCCCTGAGTCAATTTCCGAAATCACTGCATTTGCCAACGAGCATAATGTTCCTACCGTTGTTGATCCCAAAAAACGAAACTTCCTGGCTTATAACAATACGACGATGTTTAAGCCAAATCTCAAAGAACTGCGGGAGGGCCTGAAAATCGAATTTGACGTTGATAATCCTGAGGAACTTCGTGATGCCGTACGGCATTTGAAAGAAGCATTGCATGTGAAAGGTGCATTAATAACCCTTTCAGAACGAGGCGTAATTATTGATTATCAGGATGAAGTCCACAAACTGCCCGCGCATATCCGGCAAATTGCGGATGTTTCCGGGGCTGGCGACACGGTGATCAGCATTGCGGCATGCTGCGTTGCATTAGGACTGCCATCAAAAACCATTGCTGCGATTTCCAATCTGGGCGGAGGCTTGGTTTGCGAGTTGGTGGGCGTGGTGCCCATTGACAAGGAATTGCTCAAAACAGAAGCAATCAACCTCATTATTCCACCCGCTTTTGCATAA
- a CDS encoding polysaccharide deacetylase family protein, whose protein sequence is MKTTLLFLFILLSNVAMAQTAETYAEKLGYPKGKKVLIIHVDDVGMSYESNQGAIKAIRNGVANSLSVMMPCGWVPGFVNYWKENKDLDAGLHLTMTSEWKDYRWGPLAGKPNVKGLVDPEGAMWRSVADVVKNASADEVEMEIRAQLDRARAMGLEPTHMDSHMGTLFAKNEFLERYLKVGMQEKIPVMFPGGHNTSIQADERMSAERFQMTQAIGKQLWDAGLPVLDDLENTSYGWKGPENGDKSEKALQKYKTDKYINAIKALKPGLTMVIMHCTIHSDIFPHISDSLPTREGDYLAMVDPELKKYIEKEGIILTTWREAMQRRQKVK, encoded by the coding sequence ATGAAAACAACATTACTTTTCTTATTCATTCTGCTATCCAATGTTGCCATGGCGCAAACTGCTGAAACTTACGCTGAAAAACTGGGTTACCCGAAAGGGAAAAAAGTGCTGATCATTCATGTGGATGATGTCGGTATGTCTTATGAATCTAACCAGGGCGCGATCAAGGCGATCCGTAATGGTGTTGCCAATTCCCTGAGCGTAATGATGCCTTGCGGCTGGGTGCCGGGTTTTGTAAATTATTGGAAAGAAAACAAAGATCTCGATGCAGGACTTCACCTTACTATGACGTCCGAGTGGAAGGATTACCGCTGGGGACCGCTTGCCGGGAAGCCGAATGTGAAAGGGCTGGTCGATCCCGAAGGTGCAATGTGGCGGAGTGTGGCCGATGTTGTAAAAAATGCTTCCGCCGATGAAGTGGAAATGGAGATCCGGGCGCAGCTGGACCGTGCGCGGGCGATGGGTTTAGAACCCACGCATATGGATTCACACATGGGCACGCTTTTCGCAAAGAATGAATTTCTGGAGCGTTACCTGAAAGTAGGCATGCAGGAAAAAATCCCGGTCATGTTCCCGGGAGGGCATAACACGTCTATCCAGGCCGACGAAAGAATGAGTGCGGAGCGTTTTCAAATGACACAAGCCATTGGAAAGCAACTCTGGGATGCCGGACTTCCTGTGCTGGACGATCTGGAAAACACCAGTTACGGCTGGAAAGGGCCGGAAAACGGCGACAAATCTGAAAAAGCGCTGCAAAAATACAAGACAGACAAATACATCAATGCCATCAAAGCGCTTAAACCAGGCCTGACGATGGTCATTATGCACTGCACAATCCACTCCGACATATTCCCGCACATTTCGGATTCATTGCCTACGCGTGAGGGCGATTACCTGGCGATGGTTGATCCCGAATTGAAAAAATACATTGAAAAAGAAGGCATCATTCTCACCACCTGGCGCGAGGCGATGCAGCGGAGACAGAAAGTGAAGTAA